From Primulina huaijiensis isolate GDHJ02 chromosome 15, ASM1229523v2, whole genome shotgun sequence, one genomic window encodes:
- the LOC140958386 gene encoding uncharacterized protein, protein MASSSTQSAYRSMNEKCTALSNLKPETRNWFVRVLVVEKNPIRFSKWGRQQKIIFLDKENTSMQSIIYEQDVDQLNKLVELYKTYYVGNAKIKEISGNTPIMAASKHQMILSRSTYIKLADVKEQLPVDHAYELTSFGQFPQIADMHNKQIS, encoded by the exons ATCAATGAATGAAAAATGTACAGCTCTTTCAAATCTTAAACCAGAAACTCGCAACTGGTTTGTAAGGGTTTTGGTTGTAGAAAAAAACCCCATCCGTTTTTCGAAATGGGGAAGACagcaaaaaattattttcctgGATAAAGAG AATACAAGCATGCAAAGTATCATCTATGAACAAGATGTGGATCAACTAAACAAGTTGGTTGAGCTTTACAAAACTTACTATGTCGGGAATGCCAAGATCAAGGAAATAAGTGGAAACACACCGATTATGGCAGCATCAAAACATCAAATGATCTTGAGTCGAAGCACTTACATTAAACTTGCAGACGTAAAAGAACAACTTCCCGTGGACCATGCTTACGAACTTACTTCGTTTGGACAATTCCCACAAATAGCAGACATGCATAACAAACAAATCAGCTAA